A region from the Medicago truncatula cultivar Jemalong A17 chromosome 6, MtrunA17r5.0-ANR, whole genome shotgun sequence genome encodes:
- the LOC25497002 gene encoding vacuolar protein sorting-associated protein 32 homolog 2 → MFTRVFGKPKQDTSSNALATLDKLNETLEMLEKKENVLLKKAAAEVEKAKEYTKRKNKKAAIQCLKRKRLYEQQVEQLGNFQLRIHDQMIMLEGAKATTETVDALRTGAATMKAMQKATNIDDVDKTMDEINEQTENMKQIQEALSAPIGAAADFDEDELEAELEELESAELEEQLLQPTFTAPAPSMQVPAGRQPARPAPAKPTPEEDELAALQAEMAL, encoded by the exons ATGTTTACGAGAGTTTTCGGTAAACCTAAACAAGATACATCCAGCAATGCTCTTGCCACTTTAGACAAATTAAACGAG ACACTAGAAATGCTCgagaaaaaggaaaatgtaCTCCTTAAAAAGGCCGCGGCAGAAGTTGAAAAAGCCAAAGAATAcacaaaaagaaagaacaaaaagg CTGCAATTCAATGTTTGAAGAGGAAGAGGTTATATGAACAACAAGTCGAGCAGCTTGGTAATTTCCAGTTGCGTATTCATGACCAG ATGATAATGTTAGAAGGTGCTAAAGCCACCACGGAAACGGTAGATGCGTTGAGAACAGGAGCAGCTACTATGAAGGCTATGCAGAAAGCAAC GAATATTGATGATGTCGACAAGACCATGGACGAGATAAATGAACAGACCGAGAACATGAAGCAGATTCAAGAAGCATTGTCGGCTCCAATTGGTGCAGCTGCTGATTTCGACGAG GATGAACTAGaagcagaacttgaagaattgGAGAGTGCTGAGTTGGAAGAACAGCTTCTTCAGCCAACATTTACAGCTCCTGCTCCCTCAATGCAAGTCCCAGCTGGGAGGCAACCTGCACGTCCTGCTCCTGCAAAGCCGACTCCTGAGGAAGATGAATTGGCAGCTTTGCAGGCTGAGATGGCACTTTGA